A genomic stretch from Desulfatiglans sp. includes:
- a CDS encoding radical SAM protein has translation MKYKDLPYMLYADECGNIYDHPYLRMAGFSGDTLSGISKRDLIRMPSFSKLFYFPNCAPIGIDPETGVAEAVEVIKIGRKSHKCLAVAAFLEPGFVRSHLPAVDYSTKDYILPMWGYTAVGFKSEEYHVTGFRVEYNHKWDPFNYDDRLLPKAIERYKKNCTDTPLVEHLTDCAANNHCFAAKNLFFGRWEAPLPVSRSCNASCLGCLSLQEDDITRSSHFRISFTPKVEEIVTVAVNHLEKSEEAIVSFGQGCEGEPLTEYRLIRDSIKEIRRQTKKGTINLNTNGSWPERVREVIEAGLDSIRISLNSARKPFYNAYYRPRGYTFEDVLSSIKLSRDMGLYTMINYLIFPGVTDQEDEISALGELIKNTGLNFIHFKNLNIDPDFYLKSMPLTDSPAKGMKRMAEDLIKDFPEIKLGYFNQTKKEAQGAGRKIQGNI, from the coding sequence ATGAAATATAAAGATCTGCCATATATGCTTTATGCTGATGAATGCGGGAACATCTATGATCACCCCTATTTACGCATGGCCGGGTTTTCAGGGGATACCCTTTCAGGTATATCAAAAAGAGACCTGATCAGGATGCCCTCATTCAGCAAGCTTTTTTATTTCCCGAATTGCGCCCCAATAGGGATCGACCCTGAAACAGGTGTGGCAGAGGCGGTGGAAGTGATAAAGATCGGCAGGAAGAGCCACAAATGCCTTGCTGTTGCAGCATTTCTTGAACCCGGCTTTGTGAGGAGCCATCTCCCGGCTGTTGATTACAGCACAAAGGATTATATCCTCCCCATGTGGGGATACACGGCTGTTGGTTTCAAGAGTGAAGAATACCATGTGACAGGGTTCAGGGTAGAGTACAACCACAAGTGGGACCCGTTTAATTATGATGACCGGCTCCTCCCTAAGGCAATAGAGAGATACAAAAAAAATTGTACTGACACCCCGCTCGTAGAACACCTTACAGACTGCGCTGCCAATAACCACTGTTTTGCCGCAAAAAATCTCTTTTTTGGCAGATGGGAGGCCCCTTTACCTGTAAGTCGCAGCTGTAATGCAAGCTGCCTTGGCTGCCTGAGCCTTCAGGAGGATGATATCACAAGGTCATCCCACTTCAGGATATCATTTACACCAAAGGTAGAAGAGATAGTAACAGTTGCTGTCAACCACCTTGAAAAGTCAGAGGAGGCTATTGTGAGTTTCGGCCAGGGGTGCGAAGGCGAACCGCTCACAGAATACAGGCTTATAAGAGACAGCATAAAGGAGATAAGGAGACAGACAAAAAAGGGGACAATAAACCTGAACACAAACGGGAGCTGGCCTGAAAGGGTCAGGGAGGTTATCGAGGCAGGGCTTGATTCCATAAGGATAAGCCTTAACAGCGCCAGAAAGCCATTTTACAATGCCTATTACAGGCCAAGGGGATATACCTTTGAGGATGTGCTCTCATCAATAAAGCTCTCCAGGGATATGGGGCTCTATACCATGATCAACTACCTTATCTTCCCCGGTGTTACTGATCAGGAGGATGAGATCAGCGCCCTGGGTGAGCTGATAAAAAATACCGGTTTGAATTTTATCCATTTTAAAAACCTAAATATTGATCCTGATTTCTACCTGAAAAGCATGCCCCTCACAGATTCACCTGCAAAGGGCATGAAAAGGATGGCGGAAGATTTGATTAAAGATTTCCCGGAAATTAAGCTTGGCTATTTTAATCAGACGAAAAAAGAGGCGCAAGGCGCAGGGCGCAAGATTCAAGGCAATATATGA